The Mercurialis annua linkage group LG7, ddMerAnnu1.2, whole genome shotgun sequence genome includes the window aaattgagttaaaagtgatattttatccataaacgagtttgataccgtttatcgggataatcaCATGAGaggcacgacggttaatgagagttcagtgtgtcgagtctcgagtctagagtcaatcttagaataggattctaatacaagtgaaatgttttgaaattgttttagatccagcgaggcaagaaggagctggaccaggagctcgggaagcttgacgtttctaaagccccgacgtatttttggataagcgttttcagtgagtttatacgatttgcttttgaagtatttattcaagcaactattttatattgctttctatatgaattgcacatatgcttgatttgaaaccagtattgatctgatggaacgtgctacctattgagcggcaataggactgtgtgatcaccagttttgatttgatacagctgtgaatacgattaagtacatgaattctgaaggtagatgtatgattgtgatacgagagtgaactcggttacagtgtaacctgagccccgtatctagtgggttagacccaccactgggattaagagaattgtcgcgaatgacgtggtagagtgtgaatactcccgggtcggactattggataagttttcctctgagtatatacggttaacatattcgaggattagggtttcaatcggatcctgtacttggctgcatatgattgattacggttttatgttttatttaaatacttattagtaaatgtatgaactcactcagtatatcccaatatactgacccctcacagatttcctttcaggataaagacgctttgaggcaacggacttctatcctacttccagaagtctgtatttttgagtatgtaaagaaacagtactttactcttagagctgcagtagataagtattttgtcagtCAGTTTGTATGtaaagttttctgtaaatattactttaacgttttaaagttttaaacgttttacgcttgctgcgttatatattttgtgactgccagaggatatgtgtgcctggcatgtgtgcttctgcatgacacgtgtttacttatgtcatgcatgacgtttatgtttcgcgaaaaattattttacgtttttaggcttgctaccgGTTTCGGAGcaatcactcccattccctagcgccggtctcggccctgagattgggtcgtgacattttagtcctttttcaattctaccctgacgttgaaaaccggtcaattttatcctatttcgtattttctcgtttcaattgtaccctgattttttattttttcacaatttttttatttaaatgatgaatcattttattaactaagtttaaagataaaattaaatttatttccatcCAAAAAGGTACatataagtcttttatttttaaaaactaactaaaaaccataattaaattaaaactaatttaaattcttaattaatttaactaaatctaaataaattttcaacatatacaattaatatatgctagatatggagaaagtttttaaattttttccaaacgaaaaaaacgtcaatttaatatttaagggtacaattgaaacacaaaaatgtaaaatagagtaaaattgatcaatttttaacattaagatagaattgaaaagggaTTAAAAGATCGGGGTTTTTTAGGCATTAGGCCTTGtaattaatttacatattcaAATTTTCATCGATTTGCTTACATGGGTTTGaggttttttaattaaaatagtaaccTCAACTCAACTCAATTTCAAGCACAAAGTTTTTCTTATCATTCACTCCACCACTAAGTTGTAATCATGGCATGATTTTTGTATTGAAGCCATTATATTAGTGGACAAAAACAAAGGATTCTGAAAACAGTGGACGGGAAAATTAATATAAGTAATATGGAAGCAAGTCCAATAATGTTGCATGATTAcattttatattgtaaattcCTTTGAATTCAGCAATGATTATTATGATAAATCATTAATCTGAACTTTTATCAGATAGaattgtataaataaaaaaaaaattctatcataaatttaataaatttgcatatttaaaattctaatttaatttttctaatatatGTCCTTTTTTTCCTATTAATTTAAGACATCATATTGTTACACAAATAGAtagtttttttctttattctCTCGTCAAACGGAGCTAAAAAAAGTTCatcctttagtttctttttttattttcaccaTCGATCATTTCTCTCAGGTAATAAAATGGTGGTTTACGGTCTAGGTCGGACACATTCATTTTTCTGGATGTATAATAATTACATGTTgaataaaatacataaaaattataaatttattttgtaattctctcctttttctatagtgataTATTCTTAAACTCGTTATTAGTGTAATACGATctaatgaaaaatttatatgaaaaaataatacgtcgtaaaagaaaaaaaaacaaaaaaaaacacgcATAAAGTTCGAATTAAACCAAGTTCAATTGATACTAAGAACTATTGTATTAATTCAATTCAGTTCGGttattcggtttggttaatgtttatttttggCTACTCATAGCAGTAAGAGCTAATAGTAGTTTTGTTGACATCCCAAATAGCAGACAAAACCAAAGATTAACCCGCCAAAGCCAACGGCCATTTCACTTGCACACATCTCAATAACCCCCGCCAGTTTGTTCTCACCACATTGAAACTCTCAAATACTCTCATATTTCCTATAAACCATCTCAAATCTACAAAATTCTCCACGCCAATTACTTCAAATACAAGTCACAAATGAATCACTCAATTTATTTGGAGATTATATGATGCAAATCCGTTCAAATTGATGGGTTACTCAATGTTTTCAATGGTATGTATTCTTCATTCTACCATTGCAATTTTATGCGGGGCTTCAATTATGTTCTATCATTACGAAATATCGGTTCTTGGTCACGGTCTAGAAACCGCACAAAAACTTATAGGTTCGACACCGAATGACCAATTATTGATCCAAATATCCGCTTCATTTTCAGGTTTGCTTCTGTTTGTAATTGGTTTTTTAGTGTTGATGGTGGCATTTGTTAGAAATGGAAAATTTCAAAGTTTTTTTGCTAAAGGGTGTGTGGTTTTACATTTTGTTATGGCTATTTGGAGGTTTAGTTTTGAGAGGAGGGTTGAGGATTTAGCTTGGCATTGGCCTAAGCAAGTGATTGGAGATTTGATGTTGGCACTTTCTTGGGTATTCTTTTTGGTGTATAGTTGGAGAGAAAAGTATGATTAATTAAAGTCTCTTTCCGTGATAGTCTATGTTGTGCTGAAACTTCTCgaattatatattttgatattttatatttaaattcagaaatatttctaaatttttgaaaccctatatttataataatataaaaaaaatatttcactaATTTAtgtgttggtattttttttaattaaaaagtataTTAATAATTCATGTATAAAACAATTACATTTGTAATATATTCAgagaaatttaaaaactaatcaTGATAACTTGATCATATATAAACTTCATCACTGTCGGAACACAGGTTTCTATTATCAGATATAACATCTATTTTGACATTTCTATTGATGTGCTACATAAGCGGACTATGACTACTGATGAGCTATGTTATAACGAAAATTCATCGAATCGTATATTTAGGTGTCTATTCTCGTAAAGAATATCATTCGTCCATTTTCTATTTTAGCATTGTCTATTTCAACATTTTCATTTACGGGCCACGATTTTAGTTCTCGTTGACCACGATCTATAGAAGCGAAGCAATCTACTACTTCTAACTATGTTTGCATAAGCTTGTGCACAGATTTAAGTTAAAACTAGAATGTGGGTCTAATTGTCCATCTAGAATTATAATTGCTTCAATAAACCTTAACCTAACTCTAATTggtgatatatttataaaaatttcttgGCATTCAATTAGTATCTTCATGTAATAACTGTGAAATTGAAGAAGACACGTCTCTATCTTGCGGTATTCTGTTGTTGGTTACATTAATGGTTAACAATAAATATCATAAATTCTTCAGCTTCTAGACATAAATTTGAAACTTTACCGACCAGAACTGTATAACTCATTGTTTTAAGACTTGGAATGGACCAGTCGGTTGAACCAGTTCGAACGTGAACCAGAGGCCCATtcggtttgttttttttttttttaagacaaaTAATGTGGTTTAATCGTATTAACCCGGAAAAATCATATGAACCGGTTGAATCATAAAAACTGGTTCGGCAGCggtacaatttttaaaacactgtttAACTActttcaaattttcaatataAGAAGATTTGGTGTCGACATTAATGTTACTGAGACTAATTCGTTGATGCTATTATTATTCCCAACATCCataagaagaagcagaagaatAACAAGAAAATAATTGCATGTTTGATTAAAAATATCAGTTgccaaagaagaaaaaaaatatcatcCATAATAATTTCTTAGAAATTTCAATCAGTTGACTTCAATAGCATTCCAATAGAACAATTCAAACTAAGTAGTTATATTTATAGGGTATCATtttgccccctcaatttgtatgctaatacaaaaataactttttatt containing:
- the LOC126657777 gene encoding uncharacterized protein LOC126657777 translates to MGYSMFSMVCILHSTIAILCGASIMFYHYEISVLGHGLETAQKLIGSTPNDQLLIQISASFSGLLLFVIGFLVLMVAFVRNGKFQSFFAKGCVVLHFVMAIWRFSFERRVEDLAWHWPKQVIGDLMLALSWVFFLVYSWREKYD